A genomic stretch from Candidatus Tanganyikabacteria bacterium includes:
- a CDS encoding DegT/DnrJ/EryC1/StrS family aminotransferase, giving the protein MADASWLQVCDLKRQYQALKPEIDAAVAKVLESGHYIMGPTARQFEQEIAVFLGTPHAVAMNSGTDALHLALRALEIGPGDEVITTAFTFAATSEAIGILGATPVLVDIDPATYNLSPGAVRAAVTPRTRAIIPVHLFGQPADMEPILAMAAERGIAVVEDCAQSTGATWHGRHTGTLGTIGCFSFFPSKNLGAAGDGGMCTTADPALGDRLRMLRSHGWKRKYYQEVIGVNSRLDEIQAAILRVKLPHLPAWNARRLEIARRYDHLLADVPEVVVPGTLPDTVPVFHQYTIRVPRREQIAAAMKEAGIETQVYYPYPLHLLPIHASLGLAQGALPESEKASGEVLSLPIFPELTDAEQDRVVGALKAALRSLRTPSPTP; this is encoded by the coding sequence ATGGCTGATGCATCCTGGTTGCAGGTCTGCGATCTCAAGCGGCAGTACCAGGCGCTCAAACCCGAGATCGACGCCGCGGTGGCCAAGGTCCTCGAGAGCGGCCATTACATCATGGGACCCACCGCCAGGCAGTTCGAGCAAGAGATCGCCGTATTTCTGGGCACGCCGCATGCGGTCGCGATGAACTCGGGCACCGACGCGCTGCACCTGGCGCTCCGCGCCCTCGAGATCGGGCCGGGCGACGAGGTGATCACGACGGCATTCACGTTTGCCGCCACCAGCGAGGCCATCGGCATCCTGGGCGCTACCCCCGTGCTGGTGGACATCGATCCGGCGACATACAACCTTTCGCCTGGCGCGGTGCGAGCCGCCGTCACGCCCCGCACCAGGGCGATCATCCCCGTGCACCTGTTCGGTCAGCCGGCAGACATGGAGCCGATCCTCGCGATGGCGGCCGAGCGCGGCATCGCCGTGGTCGAGGACTGCGCCCAGTCCACCGGCGCGACCTGGCACGGGCGGCACACCGGCACCCTGGGCACCATCGGCTGCTTCAGCTTCTTCCCGTCGAAGAACCTCGGTGCCGCCGGCGACGGCGGGATGTGCACGACCGCCGACCCGGCCCTTGGCGATCGCCTCCGGATGCTGCGCAGCCACGGCTGGAAGCGCAAGTACTACCAGGAGGTCATCGGCGTCAATTCGCGGCTCGACGAGATCCAGGCGGCTATCCTGCGGGTGAAGCTGCCGCACCTGCCGGCGTGGAACGCCCGGCGCCTGGAGATCGCCCGCCGCTACGACCACTTGCTGGCCGACGTGCCGGAAGTAGTCGTGCCAGGCACGCTGCCCGACACGGTGCCCGTCTTCCACCAGTACACGATCAGGGTCCCGCGGCGCGAGCAGATCGCCGCCGCGATGAAGGAGGCGGGGATCGAGACGCAGGTCTACTACCCGTATCCGCTGCATCTGCTGCCCATCCACGCCTCGCTCGGCCTTGCCCAGGGAGCCCTACCAGAGTCCGAGAAGGCCAGCGGCGAAGTGCTGTCGCTGCCGATCTTCCCGGAGCTCACGGACGCCGAGCAGGATCGCGTGGTCGGGG
- a CDS encoding N-acetyltransferase, whose product MAADPTTRPYFVHESSYVDEPCQIGKGTKIWHFSHVMSGAEIGEGCNIGQNVVVSPGVRIGDNVKIQNNVSVYTGVILEDDVFCGPSMVFTNVATPRSHVKRNDPAKDYLPTLVKRGASLGANCTVVCGNSIGEYAFVGAGAVVTRDVPAHAIVYGNPARIRAWACRCGVRLEAAGDFLACPECHARYRLSGDRLEVANG is encoded by the coding sequence TTGGCCGCTGACCCGACGACCAGGCCTTATTTCGTCCACGAGTCGAGCTACGTCGATGAGCCATGCCAGATCGGCAAGGGGACGAAGATCTGGCACTTCAGCCACGTGATGTCGGGTGCCGAGATCGGCGAGGGCTGCAACATCGGCCAGAACGTCGTCGTGAGCCCCGGCGTGCGCATCGGCGACAACGTCAAGATCCAGAACAACGTCTCGGTCTACACGGGCGTGATCCTCGAAGACGACGTCTTCTGCGGCCCGTCGATGGTTTTCACGAACGTCGCCACGCCCCGCTCCCACGTCAAGCGGAACGACCCGGCCAAGGACTACCTGCCGACCCTGGTCAAGCGCGGGGCTTCGCTGGGCGCCAACTGCACCGTCGTGTGCGGCAACTCGATCGGCGAGTATGCCTTCGTGGGCGCCGGAGCGGTCGTCACCCGCGACGTGCCGGCCCACGCCATCGTCTATGGCAATCCCGCCCGCATTCGCGCCTGGGCCTGCAGGTGTGGCGTGCGCCTGGAGGCTGCAGGGGACTTCCTCGCGTGCCCGGAGTGTCACGCGCGCTATCGCCTGAGCGGCGACCGCCTGGAGGTGGCAAATGGCTGA